One part of the Lotus japonicus ecotype B-129 chromosome 2, LjGifu_v1.2 genome encodes these proteins:
- the LOC130737364 gene encoding protein ALP1-like, with amino-acid sequence MDLRVVDTSVLLRKRKRNEEEEAKLQEQITFIVASVIAMLLGVVAWYHEMHFVKEPSRNWELERSNFLNRLYRGTESDCIEQLRVSKRAFVKLCGILQDKGQLVRTRNVPTIEAVAMFLHILAHNLKYRVVHFTYYRSKETISRQFNNVLRAVMKVSGEYLKFQDHNNLEGSEAYKWRWFQNSIGALDETHIPVTVAAEDKPRYRNIKGDISTNVLGVCGPDLKFIYVLSGWEGSAGDSRVLRDALRRQNHLQIPNGKYFLVDAGYTNGPGFLAPYRGTRYHLNEWIGNTPQNYKELFNLRHASARNVIERSFGILKKRWSILRTPSFFDIKTQIRMFYKI; translated from the exons ATGGATCTTAGAGTAGTTGACACTTCAGTTCTTTTACGAAAACgtaaaagaaatgaagaagaagaggcaaaATTGCAGGAGCAAATAACATTCATTGTTGCTAGTGTCATTGCTATGCTTTTAGGTGTAGTAGCTTGGTATCATGAGATGCATTTTGTTAAGGAACCGTCCCGAAATTGGGAATTGGAAAGAAGCAATTTCCTTAATCGTCTGTATAGAGGAACCGAAAGTGATTGCATTGAACAGTTAAGAGTCAGTAAAAGGGCATTTGTTAAACTTTGTGGAATTTTACAAGATAAAGGACAGTTGGTAAGGACAAGAAATGTCCCAACGATTGAAGCAGTGGCAATGTTTTTGCACATCCTTGCTCACAACCTAAAGTACAGAGTAGTGCACTTTACCTATTATAGATCCAAAGAAACAATAAGTAGGCAATTCAACAATGTCCTACGAGCTGTAATGAAAGTGAGTGGGGAATATTTGAAGTTTCAAGACCATAATAATCTAGAGGGATCTGAGGCATACAAATGGAGATGGTTTCAG AATTCGATTGGAGCACTTGATGAGACACATATTCCAGTAACAGTGGCAGCAGAAGATAAACCTAGATACCGTAATATAAAGGGTGACATCTCTACGAATGTGTTAGGGGTTTGTGGTCCAGATTTAAAGTTTATTTACGTGTTATCTGGTTGGGAAGGCTCGGCAGGAGATTCACGAGTATTGCGAGATGCTTTACGTCGTCAAAATCACCTTCAAATTCCGAATG GTAAATACTTTCTGGTCGACGCAGGATATACAAATGGCCCAGGATTTTTAGCACCTTATCGAGGGACTAGATATCATCTCAATGAGTGGATTGGAAACACCCCTCAAAACTACAAGGAGTTGTTCAATCTCCGTCATGCAAGTGCAAGGAATGTAATTGAAAGATCATTTGGGATATTGAAAAAACGATGGAGTATATTAAGAACTCCATCTTTTTTTGatataaaaacacaaataagaATGTTTTATAAGATATGA
- the LOC130737365 gene encoding uncharacterized protein LOC130737365, producing the protein MRGKRKMAEASNEDKKDDSSAYFTWNLEMDRALADIRRDQRSMGNKSDGAWKAVAYNTAAQMLSSRFNLQFIGENVKNRIKLWRSWYGIVSDILSQSGFDWDGTKYMISVTNEDAWNGYVKSHNDAKRFRFKVIANWDDIVELCAKDRATGIGAETSLDADDIMSKEANEDGAYIVDIDADEQSSTTKKSKQPMEFKKGKSGEKNGIITSMNKVAESLSEFVQATRKGVKNVQEVVHDVMDELKNIPDLNGTQWLKAVDWLSENPNKLEILKALPMERKKDYILAFMH; encoded by the exons ATgaggggaaaaaggaaaatggCGGAAGCTAGTAATGAGGATAAGAAAGATGATAGCAGCGCTTACTTTACTTGGAACTTGGAGATGGACCGTGCACTTGCTGATATACGTAGAGATCAAAGAAGCATGGGAAACAAGAGTGATGGTGCATGGAAAGCAGTGGCATATAACACTGCGGCTCAAATGTTGTCTTCACGCTTCAATTTGCAGTTTATTGGAGAGAATGTTAAAAATCGTATCAAGCTGTGGAGATCATGGTATGGCATTGTTAGTGACATCCTTAGTCAAAGTGGTTTTGATTGGGATGGAACCAAATATATGATTTCTGTTACAAATGAAGATGCATGGAATGGGTATGTTAAG TCACATAATGACGCTAAGAGGTTTCGATTTAAGGTGATTGCTAATTGGGATGACATTGTAGAATTGTGTGCTAAAGATAGAGCAACAGGAATTGGAGCGGAGACATCCTTGGATGCAGATGACATCATGAGCAAAGAAGCAAATGAGGATGGAGCTTATATTGTGGATATTGATGCTGATGAACAAAGCTCTACAACAAAGAAAAGCAAACAACCAATGGAATTCAAAAAGGGAAAAAGTGGAGAGAAGAATGGGATAATTACTTCAATGAATAAAGTGGCTGAGTCATTGAGTGAATTTGTGCAAGCAACTAGAAAAGGGGTGAAAAATGTCCAAGAAGTGGTTCATGATGTGatggatgagctaaagaacattCCGGACCTTAATGGCACTCAATGGCTAAAAGCAGTGGATTGGCTTTCAGAAAATCCAAATAAGTTGGAGATTTTGAAAGCTCTTCCCatggagagaaagaaagatTACATCTTAGCTTTTATGCACTGA